In the genome of Triticum urartu cultivar G1812 chromosome 5, Tu2.1, whole genome shotgun sequence, one region contains:
- the LOC125507727 gene encoding uncharacterized protein LOC125507727, with protein MAFPACVQCGTRENPCRCKFIGPTLGFVAFLVTGVIEWPVGAVVYLFRHRKGRRIMGHPSRVVYPRVSRAIPI; from the coding sequence ATGGCGTTCCCGGCGTGCGTGCAGTGCGGGACGAGGGAGAACCCGTGCCGGTGCAAGTTCATCGGGCCGACGCTGGGGTTCGTGGCCTTCCTTGTCACCGGCGTCATAGAGTGGCCGGTGGGCGCGGTGGTGTACCTGTTTCGCCACCGCAAGGGCCGCCGCATCATGGGACATCCCTCCAGGGTCGTCTACCCGCGCGTCTCCAGGGCCATCCCCATCTAA